The Oncorhynchus tshawytscha isolate Ot180627B linkage group LG02, Otsh_v2.0, whole genome shotgun sequence genome contains the following window.
AAGTGAGATTTTTATAGAAGGTATTAGCTgaatttacgcagcaggttaggagaattaacttCGGATGTTAGGAGACTGATGTTAACGTTAGGGAAACGAGTTAGGGTTAAAGCGTCTGTCTGCATGCTTGCCATTCGAAAATGTTCAGAATAGATCGTGCATATTTTAGGAAGGGATTTTGGTCTTCGTAGAGGTTTTTTTCTCTCGGGGCAAAGCCGATGTTCGGAACCGAAGTCTATGCTCTTTCGTCggtcattggtcaacagtagggatttttcaattaagtgtttgttgtcattcaatgatAGACGacttgttttcatgcacattttttttcacttgagaaatactgcaccaaacatcgtAGTTTGATGTAAAATTGTGCGACTAAGATCTCTTCGGCAAAAACCGTCAAAAATGTATGACATAGTTCTCGAATGACTAGACTAAACTAGATTCATTTTTAGTATTTTGAGGAAGTTTATACTGGCTACAGcgtctcaagatggacaaacagcACTATTGCCGCTTTTTTATCGTTTTTCAGTggtattttaagggagtatgctaGGAGCCAGCCAAACCGAAGCATGCGGAAGCCTTTAGCGAAAATCGCTTTGTATCAAAGTGTCATGAAAAATGTGCCTaaaagtgtatttttacctgtgCACTACTGAATGCCGTCCGCGGCCTGCGCCCGATGTACCAATTCAATGTTCTCCTGTGGGACTCTGTAAAGTGTTTACATTTGAGTTTATGTTCCTCTTCTTTTCTCTTAATCTCCGACGAAGACTTCGATGATCCTTTTACTGTAATGTGACTTCTCTGTTGGGTTGTTTCCAACTCTGAAATCCAGACAGAACCCAATATAACTcaacagacaatgacagcaggTTTAGTCTACAAGGAAATCATGGCtacaatgtaaataaataatatttgaCCTGTCCATGGTCGATACAGCTTCAGGGACACATTGCGTAGTTCTTGCCTGTCCAAGTCCAACCCAAGGATTCTGTCTATGGTGAAAACTGGCCGTGCGTCAACCTGCCTGATCTGGCAACTAACTGTAGATATAGCCATAGTTTCAACCAACTATCTTCTGGAAGCTGTCCGCTCAGGTTACGATTTTTAACGATTCTGGGATTTATATACGTCACTAAATAAAACCGGAGGTTCTTAAAATTTAGCATATGAATTGGAGACCCCTATTCGGATTTTGGGGGTTGCAAACAGACCAAGGAATAAAGGTATTATCTCTTTAGGCATGTGATTCCGTTTCTAATTGTCACACTTTAACGAAACACCAGTGCCACTCTTTTCATTAAAACTACCAAGGTTGAAAATCAAACCCAATCCCACTTTTAGCCTATATTGTCATTATGCGGGGCCAGTCAAGTAACCATTTTGTAAATTTTTGCCATGGAAATATAAACGAATAACAATCCTCCAATACTATCAGGTTTAATCCTGATGAATGTTCCCTCTTCCTGCGGTTGTGATGCATATAGGACAGTGAATTATGTTGGGGCCAAACAAAAGCCGTCACAGCACCAGGTTGACATGTTGCTGGAAATCCGCGTgtaatcattgttcttcctcgaTTCGACCGATTAAGAGCAGATTAGTGCTCGCTTTAGCGAACAGAACAACGGGAGCTTTAAACGAATAGCACACTCCCTGAATGGAATGGAGAGGATTCCGATACACGGGACGTCCTCAATGCGCACGGGCGCGCCCAATACTTTTGTTCAGACTATAAAAGTAGTCTGCTATTGTACGAAATAATATGCTTGTTTTTACAGTCACGCTTTAGtctcgagacacacacacacacaacctaggaGTTCTAAAATAAGACAGCCTTCAATTAGTGTAGCTTTATTGTTGAAAAGCTATTTAAGACTGCAACAGTAATCACTGAAGTATATAGAGTAAACATGATCCTATTTCCCCCTGCATCAATAATTAAAGTGCAGTCCCCCCTATTAACATCTAACAGTTCCTAACTACTCCTTTAAACACCTTTCCCCAAAATGATAATAAAGTAGACTCAACTTTCATTATCAGTAATATGTCAAATCAATTCCACTTTGTTGATATGATAGTTTTCCCTGCATCATGTCACTGCAACATGTGTTCACTATGAGTTGATAAGTGATAAACTTAGTCAGAGCTCAGCACAAACTTACATAGCAATGGGTTAAGAGTGAGGAACATTTCAGACAAACTGTTCAAtagtatacatactgtatgtagtgcATTTCTTTGTACAGAAATCTGAGAAAAACACAAACCATTTCAAAACAATCGATTTTAACAGACATAATGGGGAAAAACAAACAGTTCATAGATCCCATTTTTCCTTTTAAGAGTCAATGCCCTGATTTAGCACTTTGTTTTATAGTGTTGTTCTTTGTTCCAACCAATGAGATGAATACATTACACCTCAGGCACAAGGCCTGTTGGGCTATGGCAAGTAGTCTGATCCATTGAAACGGTAAATATTCATTATAGACGGGGAAAAAAGCGTGGCAATTAGGTATCTTGAATGATGGGATCCAAAGCACATGCAAGCGTGTTAGCTGAATGGATAAACAAGTATTTTATGTCATTACAGTATTAACATGTGCAATGTCTTCCTTCCCCAACAAATTAATATACTCTATAAACTCTATGTTTTCTAGTATGCCAATGGTTTTCAGTCACCCTGATTATTAAAAAAAAGCTTAAAAGCATTAATCATCTCCTTCTACATTTCCTCTGAATACCAGTACACATGATTTACATATGGAGGATGAGAAAGATCCGGAAGGATTCTTTGAGTGTTCagtgattcacacacacacatttatttctCCTCTTCTTTTGTTAGTTTAGTGGGGTCTTAATCCATCTTTGTGTAATGTTATAAAGTCTATTTGCAGAACAACTCCTCTGTAAAACAATGTAGGAGCCAGAGAAAAGCCCATAGAGGCTAAGTCGAGGCCCAGGGTTGAGGAGCCAAGGAACCAACTCCCGCTCTAACTACATTTTCACCGGATAGTACTTTGTAGTAAGACCTCGCCAAGCTTGTTCAGTTGTCTGTTCAGAAAAGAACATTGGCTCAACATAGGTGactttttaacatttatttaactaggcaagtcaattaagaacaaattcttatttacagtaacggcctaccccgaccaaaccctaatccggaagacgctgggccaattgtgcctgCCCTATGGACCAAAAATCACACAAACAATTGCTCAGTCTTCTCTTTCCATTGAAGATGATCGATTTCCGGTAGTTTGATGGTCCAAAGTAGTATCTGATGAAAGCTCTTTCCCTTCCATTCACTTAGGCCTCCGACTCTCCCTTCTCCCGCCCCTCCTGTCCTGCATCACTGTCCTCTGATTGGCTTTTGCTCAGCACCAGGAACTGCCCATCAGCACTAGGAGCAGGGGGGGTGGGGCGACTGGAGGCTGCGATTAAACGGCTCTGTTCCTCCAGGTCCTGTGGGTTCATTCAAATTAATTGACTCATCAATTAATCAATGAATCATTCAGTTTACTGTAACATGAGTGAACACAGAGGGTAATACAGTTATGATTATAGACCAAACACTGATCAAGATAGACATTGATCTACAAGTCAACAAGAATAGGATAAGTACTATACTGTCAATTCTTTTGGTACGGCAATGTATTGATTTGCTGGGACACTGACGCTACCTTTTCAATCTGTTTCTGTTTACTCAGCTCCTCCTGCTGTTTCTCCTTGGCCttgtcctgctcctccttcttCTCTGTAGCTTTGCGATCCTGAATCAGCAATTTTTTTTGTCAAGGTCCCACATGAGTAGCTAAGATTCATCTTAAAATCTTAAATGAATTCCACTAAAACAGAGTCTCACATGTCTTACCATCTCTGAGTGGAAAGCGATCTGTTTGGCCAGCCCAACACTGTCACATATCTGAAAGGAGAACACAACATGCAATCAGAGATAAAAAAAAGAAATTAACACAGGGAACAAACAGTAGACACATGCAAATGTCTTCCTTTTGTCACAACATGAAAACTATAAACTGTTTTAACTGATAGTGCCATCACTATACAGACACAATATGCGTATTCCTAGAGTCAGGACTTGTTCCAAACCATGAAAACACATTTGCATGTGTGGCTGACCAGGAAAAACACCAGGCCCTAGTTATATCGTGTAACTACTGGCCCTACCAACACATGTGAGAACAAAGGCTACACAGCAGAGCAGAACTTACCTTCTCCCCATCATTGTTGGACTCAAAGATATAGCAGACGATGACAGGTCGTCCGTCCACCCTGCCTTCTGCAGTCTGCAGGACGAATCCAAACAGACGCTTGTTCTCCTGGTGGGACgaacacaccaccacactggaaAGAGGGAACTTGGGGAGGGGAGAATTAAAACAAGAAGTCATGTCTAATGTTGAGTGTAGACAGGTGTTGTGTCAGTGATGATAGATTTCACCTACCAGTAATGCTACTGAGGAAATTATATAATTGACTATCAATGAATAGAATGACAAACAGAAACATGTTCTAGTGGAGGTAGTGTGAGTTGGAGGACCTACCCTCAGCCGTGTGACTTGTGTCTGAGGATCGATGAGCCTGAAAACCACAAAACATCACACACAGGCAAATCTATTGACTGTAAGAGCATGCTGTTAATTATGTcacacataaaaataaaaaaacaacgcATGCACATTACTCAAAGAGAACATGTCTCACTTGAGGCAGTCGCAGGTGACCAGCAGGTGAGACTCAGTCATCCTGAAGATGTTATGTATGGCCCTGGCTGCTAGGATCTGTCTCATGGTCTCATAGATGACGTCAGAGCTGTCTGCATTCTTCACCTCCATAGAACCCAGGAAACGCACAATGAACAGCTGGTGCAGGATGGAGTCTggatggacacagagacagatagatagagagaggggggggggtgacacacacagacaatggcatgcgcacagacacacagcaagacagacctgacacagacagacagagacactacCTTCACTCTCCTCAGGTGGAGTGTCTCCTGATTCACCAAACGGGTTGGTCCTTCTTTCAGAAACGGGgagaaaagaaacaaaaatatgaATTAATATGACTTGAACGAGGGGCGCAACCTTCTGCAATTGCATTTTTATTATTGAAATGTGATATGAAACGAGGCAACGgggtgctttaggaccatgtggatgcctcCGAGCGGTTGGGTatgctgtttggagtgtttatccaactgtataattaaaataaataactaatctccccccacttctaaaaccaaagtttcGCCCCCTAACTTCAACATATACCAGGGTCTCGTCCCGCCTATACAccgtttgggaaaccctggttaGTTAGTACCGACCTGCCCTGTCCCGCAGCCTTGGCCTGGCCTGCGTACTCCTCGCTGACTGGAGAGATGATGTCAAACTGGATGGGCGTGTCAGGAGCCACCAGGGCGTCcaatgagaggacagagagggccGGTGAGGCCGTCTCAGAGCCCACTGAGCTCACACTGCTGGTCCGCGCTGCCCGGGACCGCCCTTGTCTATACAGGAGAGACGGacgtcagagagagatggaggtcagagaggttagagagagatggaggttagagagttggacagaatGCAATATCATGACACCTCTAACTAGAGCAGGGTTTGTCTTAATTTAACTTACTACAGTAGGGTTTACCTTGGTTAGTCTTGATTATGTAACCACTTTATAGGCTAGAGTAGTTATCGACTATACACTACCAAGGCCCAGAGTGTtccatggtcaggaaaaactcctggctctAATAATAATGAAGTCTCTATGATTCAGAAACGCACGTGGTCGGCCGCATACTCTCATGCCTCTGCTGGAAGGAGGGAGACGGTGTCACAGCCTCAAGAGCTGATTGGTTCACTCTGGCTGCAATTTCCTGCCAAAAGAAAGAGGGCATTTCAGCAATGAGGAAATGTGCTTGACAACAGCTCGGTAACAAAGGGAGGTGGGAGATGAGACTCACATCACAGACATCCAGCATTGTCTGGGGGAATGTCACACCATAGGGCTCACAGCTCTAATTATAGATGACAGATTGAATGAT
Protein-coding sequences here:
- the LOC112221691 gene encoding homeobox expressed in ES cells 1, producing MAISTVSCQIRQVDARPVFTIDRILGLDLDRQELRNVSLKLYRPWTELETTQQRSHITVKGSSKSSSEIKRKEEEHKLKCKHFTESHRRTLNWYIGRRPRTAFSSAQIEVLESVFLINSYPGIGIREELAQRLQLEEDRIQIWFQNRRAKLKRSHRESQFLMVKKAFADLKDK